From one Sardina pilchardus chromosome 6, fSarPil1.1, whole genome shotgun sequence genomic stretch:
- the LOC134082098 gene encoding meprin A subunit beta-like isoform X1, protein MHGRMYMHICLIMSVGGPAVMAIPQPHTEYRDTEDQELDILQINKDLNLLEGDIMEFKQRSSILGKEHLWELPVPYVLHPSLDMNAKGIILRAFEQFRLKTCIEFKPRQNESFHISIEKQSGCWSYVGRHFEEQPLSIGPSCDDISIVEHELLHALGFQHEQSRYDRDDHVTIKWENIQEDKRYNFRKELSNTTSTQGTPYDYWSVMHYGQYAFSNGREPTIITKDAEFQDVIGQRQDMSSLDVLELNRLYGCNDSISFLDHCSFDEDMCEMTSTGWERVSQADGGPQSDHTYLGTTSKNSSFFMHVSTAVRTGTFPTLQTRRLIPKRTCKVQCLEFVYYNSGNETDQLNIWITEYDSENDTTGTRRLMSQITGSPADNWQLHYVPLNATKMFQVEFEARKGTGESSGGFSVDDINLSETECPHQTWQIRNLEQLMITSAPKTLYSPSYYTSDGYRYQIILVLNSRSISVQIRLVSGDFDDQLQWPLEWRQMTFLALDQTPDVRQRMSKQRSFTTQNLTGVWTNPSVTGLNETNENGETEYYNQPFGWTTFMTLDRLRGRSILKGGDFYLLFDVKDISDLLQNDSLSCAFDATSRGSTTEDGSTVSTTTTTTTTTELPVLLEVLTSEDGSTTTTTTTTTTTTTTSTEADISTTEDGSASSKMSFSPVILVVSLILFSTLF, encoded by the exons TTTAAACAGAGGAGCTCTATTTTGGGAAAGGAACATCTTTGGGAGTTGCCAGTGCCCTATGTGTTACACCCCTCTCTTG ATATGAATGCCAAAGGAATCATTTTGCGGGCTTTTGAACAATTCAGACTTAAAACTTGCATCGAATTCAAACCCAGGCAAAACGAATCATTCCACATCTCAATTGAAAAGCAATCAGG TTGTTGGTCATATGTTGGGAGACATTTTGAAGAACAACCACTTTCCATCGGCCCTTCCTGTGATGACATCAGTATAGTTGAGCATGAGCTTCTCCATGCTCTGGGATTCCAGCATGAGCAGTCCAGATATGATAGAGATGATCATGTCACAATCAAGTGGGAGAACATTCAAGAAG ACAAAAGGTATAATTTTAGAAAAGAGCTCAgcaacaccaccagcacccaAGGCACTCCATACGACTACTGGTCTGTGATGCACTATGGACAATATGCCTTCAGTAATGGACGAGAACCAACTATCATCACAAAGGACGCAGAGTTTCAAGATGTGATTGGTCAGCGACAGGACATGAGCTCCCTTGATGTTCTGGAGCTCAACAGACTCTATGGATGTA ATGACTCAATCTCCTTCCTGGACCACTGCAGCTTTGATGAGGACATGTGTGAGATGACTTCAACTGGATGGGAGAGAGTGAGCCAAGCTGATGGAGGTCCCCAATCTGACCACACCTACCTGGGCACAACATCAAAAA ATTCAAGCTTTTTCATGCATGTCAGCACAGCAGTAAGAACAGGGACCTTTCCCACACTACAGACTAGGAGGTTGATTCCTAAGAGAACCTGCAAGGTCCAGTGCCTTGAGTTTGTGTATTACAATAGTGGGAATGAAACTGATCAGCTCAACATCTGGATTACTGAGTATGACAGCGAAAATGACACCACTGGAACTCGCAGACTCATGAGCCAGATTACAG GTTCTCCAGCTGATAACTGGCAACTCCACTATGTTCCTCTGAATGCCACTAAGATGTTTCAGGTGGAGTTTGAGGCCCGCAAAGGAACAGGAGAGTCCAGTGGTGGCTTCTCTGTGGACGACATCAACCTGTCAGAGACCGAATGCCCTCATCAGACATGGCAGATCAGGAACTTAGAACAACTTATGATTACCAGTGCACCTAAGACATTATACAGTCCATCATACTATACCAGTGATGGCTATAGATATCAGATAATACTAGTTCTGAATAGCAGAAGTATCTCAGTACAAATTCGTCTGGTGTCTGGGGATTTTGATGACCAGCTTCAGTGGCCTCTGGAGTGGAGGCAGATGACTTTCCTTGCCCTGGACCAGACCCCTGACGTTAGGCAACGCATGTCCAAACAGCGCAGCTTTACCACACAGaatttaacag GTGTCTGGACTAATCCCAGTGTTACTGGATTGAACGAGACCAATGAAAATGGTGAAACTGAGTATTATAACCAACCCTTCGGCTGGACCACTTTCATGACCCTGGACAGACTTAGAGGCAGATCTATCCTGAAGGGCGGGGACTTTTATCTTTTGTTTGACGTGAAAG ATATATCAGATCTTCTTCAAAATGATTCACTTTCATGCGCATTTGATGCAACTTCAAG AGGTTCCACCACAGAGGATGGCAGCACTGTCAG cacaacaacaacaacaacaactactactGAACTACCGGTACTACTGGAAGTTTTGACTTCGGAGGATGGCAG cacaacaacaacaacaacaacaacaacaacaactactactacttctacaGAGGCGGACATTTCAACCACAGAGGATGGCAG TGCCAGTTCCAAGATGTCCTTCTCTCCAGTAATCCTGGTGGTGTCCTTGATTTTGTTTTCAACTCTTTTTTGA
- the LOC134082098 gene encoding meprin A subunit beta-like isoform X2, producing the protein MEFKQRSSILGKEHLWELPVPYVLHPSLDMNAKGIILRAFEQFRLKTCIEFKPRQNESFHISIEKQSGCWSYVGRHFEEQPLSIGPSCDDISIVEHELLHALGFQHEQSRYDRDDHVTIKWENIQEDKRYNFRKELSNTTSTQGTPYDYWSVMHYGQYAFSNGREPTIITKDAEFQDVIGQRQDMSSLDVLELNRLYGCNDSISFLDHCSFDEDMCEMTSTGWERVSQADGGPQSDHTYLGTTSKNSSFFMHVSTAVRTGTFPTLQTRRLIPKRTCKVQCLEFVYYNSGNETDQLNIWITEYDSENDTTGTRRLMSQITGSPADNWQLHYVPLNATKMFQVEFEARKGTGESSGGFSVDDINLSETECPHQTWQIRNLEQLMITSAPKTLYSPSYYTSDGYRYQIILVLNSRSISVQIRLVSGDFDDQLQWPLEWRQMTFLALDQTPDVRQRMSKQRSFTTQNLTGVWTNPSVTGLNETNENGETEYYNQPFGWTTFMTLDRLRGRSILKGGDFYLLFDVKDISDLLQNDSLSCAFDATSRGSTTEDGSTVSTTTTTTTTTELPVLLEVLTSEDGSTTTTTTTTTTTTTTSTEADISTTEDGSASSKMSFSPVILVVSLILFSTLF; encoded by the exons TTTAAACAGAGGAGCTCTATTTTGGGAAAGGAACATCTTTGGGAGTTGCCAGTGCCCTATGTGTTACACCCCTCTCTTG ATATGAATGCCAAAGGAATCATTTTGCGGGCTTTTGAACAATTCAGACTTAAAACTTGCATCGAATTCAAACCCAGGCAAAACGAATCATTCCACATCTCAATTGAAAAGCAATCAGG TTGTTGGTCATATGTTGGGAGACATTTTGAAGAACAACCACTTTCCATCGGCCCTTCCTGTGATGACATCAGTATAGTTGAGCATGAGCTTCTCCATGCTCTGGGATTCCAGCATGAGCAGTCCAGATATGATAGAGATGATCATGTCACAATCAAGTGGGAGAACATTCAAGAAG ACAAAAGGTATAATTTTAGAAAAGAGCTCAgcaacaccaccagcacccaAGGCACTCCATACGACTACTGGTCTGTGATGCACTATGGACAATATGCCTTCAGTAATGGACGAGAACCAACTATCATCACAAAGGACGCAGAGTTTCAAGATGTGATTGGTCAGCGACAGGACATGAGCTCCCTTGATGTTCTGGAGCTCAACAGACTCTATGGATGTA ATGACTCAATCTCCTTCCTGGACCACTGCAGCTTTGATGAGGACATGTGTGAGATGACTTCAACTGGATGGGAGAGAGTGAGCCAAGCTGATGGAGGTCCCCAATCTGACCACACCTACCTGGGCACAACATCAAAAA ATTCAAGCTTTTTCATGCATGTCAGCACAGCAGTAAGAACAGGGACCTTTCCCACACTACAGACTAGGAGGTTGATTCCTAAGAGAACCTGCAAGGTCCAGTGCCTTGAGTTTGTGTATTACAATAGTGGGAATGAAACTGATCAGCTCAACATCTGGATTACTGAGTATGACAGCGAAAATGACACCACTGGAACTCGCAGACTCATGAGCCAGATTACAG GTTCTCCAGCTGATAACTGGCAACTCCACTATGTTCCTCTGAATGCCACTAAGATGTTTCAGGTGGAGTTTGAGGCCCGCAAAGGAACAGGAGAGTCCAGTGGTGGCTTCTCTGTGGACGACATCAACCTGTCAGAGACCGAATGCCCTCATCAGACATGGCAGATCAGGAACTTAGAACAACTTATGATTACCAGTGCACCTAAGACATTATACAGTCCATCATACTATACCAGTGATGGCTATAGATATCAGATAATACTAGTTCTGAATAGCAGAAGTATCTCAGTACAAATTCGTCTGGTGTCTGGGGATTTTGATGACCAGCTTCAGTGGCCTCTGGAGTGGAGGCAGATGACTTTCCTTGCCCTGGACCAGACCCCTGACGTTAGGCAACGCATGTCCAAACAGCGCAGCTTTACCACACAGaatttaacag GTGTCTGGACTAATCCCAGTGTTACTGGATTGAACGAGACCAATGAAAATGGTGAAACTGAGTATTATAACCAACCCTTCGGCTGGACCACTTTCATGACCCTGGACAGACTTAGAGGCAGATCTATCCTGAAGGGCGGGGACTTTTATCTTTTGTTTGACGTGAAAG ATATATCAGATCTTCTTCAAAATGATTCACTTTCATGCGCATTTGATGCAACTTCAAG AGGTTCCACCACAGAGGATGGCAGCACTGTCAG cacaacaacaacaacaacaactactactGAACTACCGGTACTACTGGAAGTTTTGACTTCGGAGGATGGCAG cacaacaacaacaacaacaacaacaacaacaactactactacttctacaGAGGCGGACATTTCAACCACAGAGGATGGCAG TGCCAGTTCCAAGATGTCCTTCTCTCCAGTAATCCTGGTGGTGTCCTTGATTTTGTTTTCAACTCTTTTTTGA